The sequence below is a genomic window from Pleurocapsa sp. PCC 7327.
TGATGCAAGGCTATAAAATCGGCACCGAACACGCCGATAAACGCCGCTTCAGAACAAGTTCTTGGCAGAGTTGCGCTCCCATCGAGAGCAATCGCGAATCTGAGGTCATTGCTGCTCTGGAAGCTTGTCTGAGCGAACACCAAGGCGAATACGTCCGCTTGCTGGGCATCGATCCAAAGGCAAAACGGCGCGTACTGGAAACTATCATTCAACGCCCAGGAGATAGCGCTCAAAACGGTTACAACTCTACAACAGCAGCCTCAACTTCTAGCGACTCCAGCTACAGCACATCAAATAGTGCGAATGTAAAAGTTAGCAGTAGCTTAGATGCCGAAACCATCTCCCAAGTGCGCTCCCTTTTGATGCAAGGCTATAAAATCGGCACCGAACACGCCGATAAACGCCGCTTCAGAACAAGTTCTTGGCAGAGTTGCGCTCCCATCGAGAGCAATCGCGAATCTGAGGTCGTTGCTGCTCTGGAAGCTTGCCTGAGCGAACACCAAGGCGAATACGTCCGCTTAATTGGCATCGACCCCAAAGCTAAGCGGCGTGTACTGGAAACCGTTATTCAACGCCCATAACAAAGTAAAAGGGCAAAAGGAAAAAGGCAAAAGTATTTCTTTTTTCCTTTTTCCTTATTCCTTTTTCCTTTACCAAGTATGCATTTACCGCCCTTACAACCTGTCAGTTATTCAGAATTTTATGTGAGTGGGGATGTCACTATTCACGAGAGTGCGGTAGTTGCTCCAGGCGTTATCCTCAACGCCGCTCCCAATAGCCGGATTGTCATTGGAGCCGGAGTCTGCGTTGGTATGGGCACTGTTCTTAATGCTTGCCATGGCGAGATCGAAGTGGGAGAGGGTGCCGTTTTGGGAGCGGGAGTGTTGACGATCGGTCGAGTTAAAATTGGCAGCAACGCCTGTATTGGTTCGGCAACAACTATCTTTAACGCCTCCGTAGATAAGATGGCTGTGATTCCAGCGGGTTCCTTAATTGGAGATCCTTCTCGTCAGGTCGCTATTGTTGTAGAAGCCCAGACAGATAACTTGAAAACGTCAGTAGCTGATAACAACTCCTCTACTTCAGTACAGGAATCCAAGAAATCTCCCCTCAAACCGAAAAGGAAATTGGAGAGCGAGGAACGTCCAGAGAAAACTAAATCGCCTTCTGAAGTAGAAAGTGGTAAGTCCGCTGTAGAATCAACCGTTGAAGTCGATACTCACCAGACTAAGCCCGAATCGTCTTCCCAGACCTCAAAGCCTCCCGTTATCGGTCAAGTATATATCAACCAGCTATTGGTATCGCTTTTTCCAGAACGCAACTCTTTTAAGCGCTCTCAACCAGATAAAGATTAGAGAGATTTATAGCCATTTTTTGCAAAAATTCTGGAGCTATTCCAAGAACTTCTCTAAAGCTAGATTTTGAGAGACAATTAGTGTTATTTTTAGTTAACTTTACCCATAAAGATAATTGAAGAATAAAAAAGTTTTTCTTCAAAAAATCAACAAAGTTAAAGAGCGAGAAAATTATCAAAACTGTGAGTGAGTAATTAAACTAAAGGAAACAATTGAATAAAGCTTTTTGCGCTCTGAACAGTAGCTTGAGAGCGATAGGGCTTCTATTGTCGATCAGTTTTTAGACAAAAATCTTAATGCTCAAGTATTGATAGATAACGTTTTATTAATTTTTTTAACAAAGAAAAATTGCGATTAGCTGAATTAATAGACCTGAAAAAATTTTCTAATCAGAAATTTAAAAAAATCAGAAAAAATTTTGTCTGAATAATCTAAAATTTATGTTAAGATGAGAACTCGAAAAACAGATAGTCAAACTGGATGGTTGGCTTCAGAATTTTCTAGAAGCTTAAGAGTTTACTATAAAGAATTTCTCAGAGAGACCGTGGCGATCGCACCCCGGCGCTCGACCTTAAAGAGTGAGAAATACAAATGACATTTATGGAGGAATGACCTAATGGTACAAGCCAAATCAAAAGGGTTCCAGGCTGGTGTAAAGGATTACCGCCTGACTTACTATACTCCCGACTACACCCCTAAAGATACTGATGTTCTTGCCTGTTTCCGCGTAACGCCCCAACCTGGCGTTCCTCCTGAAGAAGCAGGAGCGGCAGTAGCGGCAGAATCTTCCACCGGAACTTGGACGACGGTTTGGACGGACAACTTGACCGACCTCGATCGCTATAAAGGTCGTTGCTACGACATCGAGCCAGTTCCCAACGAAGATAATCAGTATTTTTGCTTTGTCGCCTATCCTTTAGATCTATTTGAAGAAGGGTCAGTCACCAACATGCTGACCTCTATCGTTGGTAACGTTTTCGGATTCAAAGCGCTACGTGCCTTGCGCCTAGAAGACCTGCGCATTCCCGTTGCCTATCTGAAAACCTTCCAAGGTCCTCCTCATGGTATTACTGTAGAGCGAGATAAGTTGAACAAATACGGTCGCCCTCTACTCGGCTGTACCATTAAACCCAAACTGGGTCTATCGGCTAAAAACTACGGTCGTGCCGTTTACGAGTGTCTGCGCGGCGGCTTAGACTTAACCAAAGACGACGAAAACATCAACTCTCAACCCTTCATGCGCTGGCGCGATCGCTTCCTCTTCGTACAAGAGGCGATCGAAAAAGCCCAAGCCGAAACCAACGAAATCAAGGGTCACTACCTCAACGTAACGGCTCCTACAGTCGAAGAAATGCTCAAGCGGGCGCAATTCGCCAAGGAAATCGGCACGCCCATTATCATGCACGACTATCTCACGGGTGGTTTCACCGCTAATACTACCCTGGCGAAGTTCTGCCGCGATAACGGTTTGTTGCTTCATATCCACCGTGCGATGCACGCCGTAATCGACCGTCAGAAAAACCATGGCATTCACTTCCGCGTATTGGCGAAGTGCTTGCGCATGTCTGGTGGCGATCACCTGCACTCCGGTACTGTCGTTGGTAAACTCGAAGGCGAACGCGGTATCACGATGGGCTTCGTCGATCTGATGCGCGAAGACTACATCGAAGAAGATCGCGCTCGCGGGATCTTCTTCACCCAAGACTGGGCTTCCATGCCTGGAGTATTCCCCGTCGCTTCTGGCGGTATTCACGTATGGCATATGCCTGCGCTGGTAGAAATCTTCGGCGATGATGCTTGCTTCCAATTCGGCGGCGGTACGCTCGGACACCCCTGGGGGAACGCACCTGGTGCAACGGCTAACCGCGTGGCTTTGGAGGCTTGTATTCAAGCTCGTAATGAAGGTCGTTCGCTAGCTCGCGAAGGTAACGACGTGATCCGCGAAGCCGCTCGCTGGTCTCCCGAACTCGCTGCTGCTTGCGAACTGTGGAAGGAAATCAAGTTCGAGTTTGAGGCAGTGGATACACTCTAATCCTTAGATGATTGTTAGTTTTGAAGGAAAACAAATCTTTCATAACTAACAACACAGCCCTGTTGGGACAGGTAGGCATTAATGTATCCTAAAAAAATTGCTCGCGATACGGCAAAAGTTTTACAGAGTTACCTGACTTACCAAGCAGTTCGTACCATCATCGATCAGTTATCGGAAACGAATCCGACTCAGGCAATTTGGCTCTCGCAGTATTCCTCTACTAATAACATTCAGGATAGCGAGGCTTACCTTGA
It includes:
- a CDS encoding form I ribulose bisphosphate carboxylase large subunit, with the protein product MVQAKSKGFQAGVKDYRLTYYTPDYTPKDTDVLACFRVTPQPGVPPEEAGAAVAAESSTGTWTTVWTDNLTDLDRYKGRCYDIEPVPNEDNQYFCFVAYPLDLFEEGSVTNMLTSIVGNVFGFKALRALRLEDLRIPVAYLKTFQGPPHGITVERDKLNKYGRPLLGCTIKPKLGLSAKNYGRAVYECLRGGLDLTKDDENINSQPFMRWRDRFLFVQEAIEKAQAETNEIKGHYLNVTAPTVEEMLKRAQFAKEIGTPIIMHDYLTGGFTANTTLAKFCRDNGLLLHIHRAMHAVIDRQKNHGIHFRVLAKCLRMSGGDHLHSGTVVGKLEGERGITMGFVDLMREDYIEEDRARGIFFTQDWASMPGVFPVASGGIHVWHMPALVEIFGDDACFQFGGGTLGHPWGNAPGATANRVALEACIQARNEGRSLAREGNDVIREAARWSPELAAACELWKEIKFEFEAVDTL